A region of the Stieleria neptunia genome:
ACGCTGTATTTGATCTTGTTGGTCATCGGGGTGGTCGGGGTGATCATTTTTTCGATCTACCCGTTCAACACGCTCGGCGATGACATTCGGATGTTCAAGGACAGCAGCGTGACGCTGATCATGGTGTTGGCCATGTTGCAGGCGGTCTGGAGTTCGGGAACCTCGGTCAGCGAAGAGATCGAAGGTCGAACGGCGTTGACGGTGCTCAGCAAACCGGTCTCGCGACGATCGTTTTTGCTGGGCAAGTATGCCGGGATCGTCATGTCGGTCGCGGTGATGTTTGTCATCATCGGAGCCGTGTTGTTGTTGTTGATGGCCTACAAGCCGATCTATGACGCCCGCGAGACGGCCAAGGCGACGCCGATCTGGGAAATCGGATTCAACGAAATCATGTCCACCGTTCCGGTCCTCGGGCTGTACTTCATGCAGACGATGGTGATCGCGTCGATCGCCGTTGCCCTGGCCACCCGGCTGCCCCTGCTGGCCAATCTGATTCTGTGTTTCGTGATCTATGTGATCGGAAACCTGACGCAGCCGCTCGTCGCGTCCGCCCAGGGCGAAAACCCGTTGGTCGGCTTCTTTGGCAATCTGATCGCGGTCATTGTCCCGAATTTGAACATTTTTAACGTTCAAAGCGCCATGGATAGTGGAAGCCAGGTCCCTTGGATCTACTTGGCCGGTTCTTTTAACTATCTTGTGTGTTTCGCGGTCGCGATTTGGATGCTGGCGATGCTGTTGTTCGAAGACCGCGATTTGGCATAGTGGGTGAACGAAAAAGCAGGTTTTCGCAGGGCGGCAAACGCCGGACGCACTGCGGGAACCCTCGGATTCGATCAACAGACGTTTCGTTCCCCGCAGACTCAGTGGCGTTTATTATCGGGGAGCCGTTGCTTTGAATCGTTTTCACACCCTCTCGGCGGCCCGTCATGAACCGGAGGCGGGCCCGGGCAAACTCTTCTCGTTATTTTGGGCGACGCTCGCCGGGCTGCTGGTCCCGTGCGTGGTCTTGGTCGTCGGCTTGATTTCGCTGTTGCTGCAGTCGGGAGAGCTGAGCCAATCGACGGTGCGGCTGGGAGTCAATCTGTACGTTCGGTTGCCGGCGTCGTTTGTCGATCAGCCGCCGTTGGTCCAGCTGACCCAGCTGACCTCGCTGTCGTTTGCGATGGCGGTGGTGTTGAGCGTTGCGGTTTGGCGTCATCGCCGCTTGGCGGATCGTCGTGCCGCGGCGATCACCAAGTCGTTGCATCAGAAAGTCTTGAAACAGAGCGTGCGACGCGCCGAGCTGGAAGGCGCCGCTGCGCAATCGTTGAACGCTCAGAAGCTGATCGGTCGACACCTGCCGTCGGTCCAATCCGGGCTTTCACTTTGGTATCGTTCCTTGCCCCGCAGCCTGTTTTTGTTGCTGGGATGTGTGTCGCTGGCGTTACTGGTTCATATCTGGTTGGCCATCGTTGCGGTCATCAGCGGTGTGATGGTGTGGCGTTTGTATCGTCAGGTCCGTGGCGGTGACGCCGACGAAGCGGGGCGATGGGAGTTGCCGCAGTTGCGCGCCCAGATGGCGGCGTTGGTCGGTCGCGCCCCCAAGATGGCTCGCTTGCAGGCGCAAGGGATCGCCGAAGCGTCGTTTCAGCATGAGCTGGATCAGCTGTATCAGAAACTGGAGGAAAACGACGCCCATCGGGGACGCGTTTGGCCGCTGTTGTTTTTAGCCGCGTCGGCGGCCACCGCCATCATGGTCATCGGCTTGGGCTTGAACCTGCTGGAAACCGATGCCGGATTGAGTCTTTCGTCGGCGGTGGTGTTGGGGTTGTCGCTGGCCGGCGCGGTGTCGGGGGTCTGGCGATTGCAGACGCTCGGCCGACGGTTGCGTGCCAGCGGGACGGCCTGCGATGCCGTCTATGCGTACTTGCGAAAAAGCGATGGAGCGACCCCGTCGGAACAGCGGGTCGGTCTGGCGGGGCTGCGCGACGGCGTCGAGTTTCGCGACGTGACGCTGGTCGATTCCCACGGCCAAGCGATCCTCAATCACATCACGACGGAGTTCACGCCCAAGTCGTTGGTGACGCTGTTGGGCACCGATTCGGTGTCCCCACAAGCGATGGTCGAATTGTTGATGGGTTTTGGACGCCCCGGCTCGGGCGAGGTGCGGATCGATGGGCTAAAGCTGTTGGAAGTGCACCCCGCGTCGCTGGCCAAGAATGTGATGTGGATCGAACCGTCGGGGCCGTTGTGGGATGGGACGATCGAAGAGAACCTGTCGGCCGGAAGCGGCGGCTCGATCAGCAACGCGGACATCGTCGATGCGTTACGCGAAGTCGATGTGTATGAACAGATCCAGCGTCTTCCTGAGGGGCTTTCGACGTATGCATCGGTCGAAGGGTTCTCGTTGTCGACCGAAGCGACCTACGGGATCGGGCTGGCGCGGGCGCTGTTGCATCGCCCGCCGATCTTGCTGGTCAACGAACCGCCGGCACCGAACGCGCAACTGGCCGATGATCCGTGTTTGAAGGCGATCAAGAAACTGGTCGACCAAGGATCGTTGGTCGTCATGCTGCCACGACGGCTGCAAACATTGCGTACGGCCGATCGCGTGATTTTGCTCAACGGCCCCAATCTCGCCGGCGAAGGAAACCATTCCCAATTGCTCAGCGACAGCGATCTGTATCGCCATCTGAATTATCTGTTGTTCAACCCGTATCGCCCGGGACGGTGAAACGCGGCCCCCAGGGGCAACGTTGTAGCGCATTCCTTTCCTGTGGTTTGCGAGGGTGTAGCGGCAGGGCGCAAGCGGGCTGTTGATTTAGTCGGGTTCTGCTGAGTTAATGGTGAGCCGCTGGCCGTAAGGCCTCGGGCAACGTCGCAGTGCCCGGCCGCTTACGCGGCGCGCGGCTCACTAAATCGACAGCCCGCTGGCGCCCTACCGCTAACAAAAAGCACCCTGCTTGGCGTCAAAGTAGCACGACTTCTCTGTCCCTGCGATTTTGATCCTCAGGGAGAAAACCCACCGATGGCAGCGCGGACCCACGGATGTTTTGCTGCTCCCCATCGGCGGGTTCGCGCTGCTATCGGTGGGCTGGTGGTGTCGGGGGCAAAAATTAATCCCCCCCGGCGATCTGAAATCGGGCACAATGGAAGGGGGCGGCCGGTGATGCAGTGACGCATTTTTTAGCGGTCGGGCGCGAGCCCTCCGGTGTTTTGGCAGAGATGGAGAACCGGAGGGCTCGCGCCCTGCCGCTAAAACCTCAAGAAACACAAGGGAAAATGCTTCACAGCGTTGCCCAAGCGCTCGGACGCCACGTCGCTGGTTTCTGAGCTAGTCTTTCCGAACCACTGAATCCTCCAACGATGACGCGATGAGATGAATCGACGACACAAAATCTTTTGTCTTCTGGCTGCCGCTGGAACACTCACCGCGTTTCCGTCTGCTTCTTCGGGGCAGGACATCATCGGCGAAGCGTTGGGGAAAATCATCTTGCCGGCGGTCGGCCCTGTCATCCTGGATCGTGCCGGCGGCCAGATCCTGGAGAAGGGATTGAACGGAGGATTCGGAAAAGGCGGAATGCTTCCCGGACGTGGCGGTCGAGTGCCGACGCGTCCTTCACGACGTCAGGGATCGCCGCAAGTCATCCGTTCCCAGCCCTCTTCGCAAACGGTCCCCTCGGGTTCGTACCAAAGTCAGCCGCCATCCGACGTCGCCCCGGCGCCGAACGCTCCGCCGCCGGTTGATCCGCCGGAAAACCGAATCGTGACGCGACCGTCGGTTTCGCCCAACCCGTCGCCGACCGAAATGGCACTGACCCATGTCGTTTCCGCAGGCCCGCAATTGACCGGTCAAGTGATACGCGCCGAAGCGACCCAAATCGCCAACCAGCTCGACCAAGCCGTGATGCGATCCCTTGACCAATCGCGTGGCGATTCGACAGTGGAAGCGTTGCGCCGCGACTATCGCAACCTCGCGCACAACGAGCATCGAGACAACGCTCGCGCCGCCTTGCTGGTCAACCACGAATCGGCACTGACCGCCACGGGGACCGGCCAATCCTGGTCGCCCCTCTTCAAAGCGGCTGATGCTGCCGATCGGATCGCGGCGTTGCCGCCGGAATCCGACCGGCAAACGCTGACGCAAGCGATCGAAGCGTTGCGAAGTGAACTGACCGGCGTCACGGGGTCGGTGCTCAGCGGCAATGAGATCGCGGTGATTGCCCAGCGCGCCAAGAACATCCGCAACATGGGCGTGCTGAGCGAGATCGCGCGAGTGCTGGGGGCTCAGCGCCGCGACGACCTGTTCGCGCGGATCGCCGAAGCGGCGGCCAAGAGCGATGCGCCGGATGAAGCCGTCACGGGATTGCTGGGCGTCAGCTTGGCAGCCGGCGGCAATGCCGTCACCGACATGCAGCTTCCCGAAGGGATTCCAGCGGTGGTGCTCTACAGCCCCGAGATCAACACGGCACCGATCAGCTTTGTCTGTGACGACGCGTTGGAGATCACGCTTGCCCCGGGTGAGATGGTACCGTTGGACCAATCGTTTGTCGTCGCGTTTCAAAACGGGAAAGGCGTTGTCAAGCGATACACGATCAACGACGGCATGTATCGCTGGGTGGTCGATCAAGACGGCTGGGATGTTCGTCAAAAGACCGCTGTGGAAGTCAGCATCGACGCCAATCATTCGCCCGCAGCGTTCCATTACCTGCTCAATGGTCAGCCGCAGATCGCCGCAGCCGGCACGGTGATGCAGCATCGGTTGGACGGGCCGGCACGCATCGATTTCGATCGCGGACTCGGTGACGGCAGCAGCAAGTCGACACTGGTCACTCCCGGCGACTATGTGGTCGGCGTCGACCCCGAAACGGCAGGCTGGGACTTGCACCTGCGGCCGCGACAAGCGGCGACCGCGGAGTCGACGACGGCGATTGCCAAGCAGCATTGGCGAAGCAGCGTCTTGCAAGCCCAACGCTCAGCCTCGATCGATCCCGCCGAAGCCAAAGTCGACGCCCTGTTGGATCTGATCGAATAAACGTGGGGTAAGCTTCTAGCTTGCCGTCCAGAGTGCGTCAGCACTCTGCGTTCCTTGCAGGCACGGATCGCAAGCTGGAAGCTTACGCCACTAGGGGCTGGCGAGTTGGAATTCCGCCGGCAGTTCGTACTTGTCTTTCGCGGCATCGCGGGTCGTGATCAGAATCTCGGTTTCCTCGGGCGGTTTCCCCTTCGGATGCACGACCCAAACGAGCGATTGTTTTTCATCGCTCGGACCCGTCGCCGTCTTGTCGGGATTGGCGCCCAAGACCAGGTCGGTCAGCACCTTTCGCAGCGGTTGTTCATCGCGTTGGAAGTTGCGGATCTGTTGGTTTTGGGTGATCCCATTTTTCTCCAGATCGGCGCCGATGATCCGGACGCCCGGCATCGTGGACCCGGCCGGCAGGGATTGTTTGAATTCATCGACGACGGCATCGACGGCGAACTGCAGGGAAAGTTGCAGGAACGAAACCGACATCGGGCGATCCAGCAATTCGTCCACCGTCAGCGGGTCTGCGGTCGGGGTTTGGGCCAGGCTTTCTTGTCCGGGTTCGGTGTTCATGGCCAGGAATGTGGCCAACGCGACTTGGGTTCCGGCATCGGTGGGCAGGTAAGTCGATGCGACGACCGTTTCGCCCAGAATCGTGCTGCGTGTTTGTTCATTGACGAATCGCAACATCAGCGGCAAGCGGGTGGCCAACAAGCGCCACGAGGGGTCGGGCACCGAATTCAAAATGAAGTTGTCGGCCCAATCGGGCCACGTTTGGGCGGTTTGTTTGAGTGACTTCAGCAGCGTCGCCGCGGTCGCGCCGCCACTGGGCAGTTCGCGCAATTCCAGATACAGCGCACCGTCCTGTGCCGACGCGGCGAAGGAGAACGCGGCGACATCGGGGATCAGCCAGCGTTTCAGAGGGTCTCTGAATTCCGGCAACGACGATGCCAACATCTCGCGGCCGTCGGCGAACAGAAAGTTGGGGGTGACCAGGGCGACCAGATCACTGTCGACACTCGTTTGATTCCACAGGGTTTGCATGCTGCGGACCAACGGAATCGAAGCGCCTTCGGTTTCGGCGACCTCGCGAATGCGATCCAGCGAGGCGATGGCGAACCGTTGGACCTTGCCATCTTCGGGCGGTTTCCCTTTTTCGCCGCCGCCGACGAAATACGCATCCCCGTCCAGGTCTTCGCCGGCGTAGAGGATCACGCCCTTGTCGGTGCGGGATTTCAAGGCTTGCCATTTTTCGCTCAAGCCGTCCAATTCGACCGGTGCAACCAAGTCGATCGCCAAGGCGACTTCGGGCCACCCCTGCTGGCCGGGGAACAGGGCAGCGGTACAGCGCTGGATTTGGTCCCGCGTCACGCCGGCACGCTGTTCGATCATGGCGATCAACGGTGACAGCTCGGCATCGAAGGTCGTCGTCAACGTTTGCGCATCAGGGCTGGCCGTGACCCGCGCCAGGGGAATCGAAACGATCACCGCCGGCCCGGGTGGCAAAAGCTCCAACGAGGGCGGTGGGGAATCGGCGGCATAGGGTGGCACCCAAAGCAAGCGATCGCTGTCGACAATTTCATAGCCATTGACGAGCGTCGGCTCGTCGCTGGGCACTTCGCGTCTTGACTCACGGACTTCTGGGACGCGGTTGACGATCGAGGGATTGGGCCGCGGTCGGGCGGGCGGTTTGACGGGGCCGCGTCCGCGCAGCACGATGGCCAGCCCCACCATCATCAGCGGCACGATCATCATGCCGGCCAGGATCGGAATCCGATTCTTCTTGCGCTTGCGTCGCTTCCGTCTCGGGGGCGTCGCCGGCTGGTCGGTTGCCGACTCCGTTGTCGCAGGCGCCTGCTCGGTGGGGGCTTTCTCGGTGGGGGCTCGATCCGCAGGTGCTCCCGCTGCCGGTGCGGGCGCTGCTGCTGCGGGCGCTAACGGCGGCTGATCGCGCGGCGGCTGGGGCTCGATCGCCGGAGGCTGGGGAGGAGTCGGGGCGGGGGCTGCTTGCGTCGGCGCTTCGACCGGCGGAGAGGACGGGGCTTCGACCGGCGGAGCGGACGGGGCTTCGACCGGCGGCGGCG
Encoded here:
- a CDS encoding serine/threonine-protein kinase; its protein translation is MSIAQSEFWSRLVQSGLADAGSCQRYSAAFEQSPDKSTGEDAKPLAAFLVRSGVLTKFQADELLQPQAATLRVGSFVMTSDAPTAPFSHWIPVQTPVTESAPVPRYGFLLRVPLASLDETRRGWLAVHSEIQAESLQAIELSGGAQAGNAEQTVEIFAPLPDGTSLLTVLQSKPPLSPRKTIRIGVDLANALQTLHQPLDSGWVMAHGAVAADHVWVTPKGRAILLRDPSSPARSPRGDLSTSWIERIEPPALYAAPELADPAAMPTPASDVYSLGCLLFSLLLGRPAFSGDDDRDLFAAHNEVLPPELIEAVEQGAAGNPLLRVLAYAMAKDPAARFGSAGAMAEALARAGELLDSQPKPTRQPKPKPRKTPSAPPADVASPPPVEAPSAPPVEAPSSPPVEAPTQAAPAPTPPQPPAIEPQPPRDQPPLAPAAAAPAPAAGAPADRAPTEKAPTEQAPATTESATDQPATPPRRKRRKRKKNRIPILAGMMIVPLMMVGLAIVLRGRGPVKPPARPRPNPSIVNRVPEVRESRREVPSDEPTLVNGYEIVDSDRLLWVPPYAADSPPPSLELLPPGPAVIVSIPLARVTASPDAQTLTTTFDAELSPLIAMIEQRAGVTRDQIQRCTAALFPGQQGWPEVALAIDLVAPVELDGLSEKWQALKSRTDKGVILYAGEDLDGDAYFVGGGEKGKPPEDGKVQRFAIASLDRIREVAETEGASIPLVRSMQTLWNQTSVDSDLVALVTPNFLFADGREMLASSLPEFRDPLKRWLIPDVAAFSFAASAQDGALYLELRELPSGGATAATLLKSLKQTAQTWPDWADNFILNSVPDPSWRLLATRLPLMLRFVNEQTRSTILGETVVASTYLPTDAGTQVALATFLAMNTEPGQESLAQTPTADPLTVDELLDRPMSVSFLQLSLQFAVDAVVDEFKQSLPAGSTMPGVRIIGADLEKNGITQNQQIRNFQRDEQPLRKVLTDLVLGANPDKTATGPSDEKQSLVWVVHPKGKPPEETEILITTRDAAKDKYELPAEFQLASP
- a CDS encoding ABC transporter ATP-binding protein, coding for MNRFHTLSAARHEPEAGPGKLFSLFWATLAGLLVPCVVLVVGLISLLLQSGELSQSTVRLGVNLYVRLPASFVDQPPLVQLTQLTSLSFAMAVVLSVAVWRHRRLADRRAAAITKSLHQKVLKQSVRRAELEGAAAQSLNAQKLIGRHLPSVQSGLSLWYRSLPRSLFLLLGCVSLALLVHIWLAIVAVISGVMVWRLYRQVRGGDADEAGRWELPQLRAQMAALVGRAPKMARLQAQGIAEASFQHELDQLYQKLEENDAHRGRVWPLLFLAASAATAIMVIGLGLNLLETDAGLSLSSAVVLGLSLAGAVSGVWRLQTLGRRLRASGTACDAVYAYLRKSDGATPSEQRVGLAGLRDGVEFRDVTLVDSHGQAILNHITTEFTPKSLVTLLGTDSVSPQAMVELLMGFGRPGSGEVRIDGLKLLEVHPASLAKNVMWIEPSGPLWDGTIEENLSAGSGGSISNADIVDALREVDVYEQIQRLPEGLSTYASVEGFSLSTEATYGIGLARALLHRPPILLVNEPPAPNAQLADDPCLKAIKKLVDQGSLVVMLPRRLQTLRTADRVILLNGPNLAGEGNHSQLLSDSDLYRHLNYLLFNPYRPGR